The following are encoded in a window of Psilocybe cubensis strain MGC-MH-2018 chromosome 4, whole genome shotgun sequence genomic DNA:
- a CDS encoding Dual specificity protein phosphatase 22-A: MTRNAPASLSEVLKDQLYVGNLSAALSVEQRKKHGITHILSVCPEYPTTGATQDHLNISIEDSEYADLLIHLPETCRFIDDALRKGGRVLVHCVMGISRSPAVVAAYLMKTRGYLAPEAITFVRQRRPQVHLNYGFAVQLDTFRKCGFAPSLANPIYRSWKRRNEQDVTAFLNHLVDTVSIIPDKLFLSSEFPSDPQQTWSLLMDLGITHLLSISPTEIATTTTAGAVTHHHHVNVDSRAPDALLSTLPDICAYVDGAIKRGGRVLVHSMVESRACAAVCAYLMSIRQYTATEAFGVINEALPLFNPTRNFIRTLEVFEECGYAPGPNLSSSARSSAKSENFSCELESSKESGMIYDDTRRDFGLGFSENFGNVGANVNMNKRSSKIAPSQHAPISVR, translated from the exons CCTTTCTGCCGCGCTCTCTGTCGAGCAGCGCAAGAAACACGGCATCACGCACATTCTGTCAGTATGTCCCGAGTACCCGACGACGGGTGCGACGCAGGACCACCTGAACATCTCAATCGAGGATTCAGAGTACGCTGACCTCCTCATCCACCTACCTGAGACTTGTCGGTTCATCGACGATGCCCTGCGCAAGGGTGGTCGGGTGCTTGTCCACTGCGTCATGGGCATCTCACGCAGTCCTGCTGTCGTCGCTGCTTATT TGATGAAAACGAGGGGATATTTGGCTCCAGAGGCTATCACGTTTGTTAGGCAAC GGCGCCCTCAGGTGCATCTCAACTATGGGTTCGCCGTTCAACTGGATACGTTCCGAAAATGCGGTTTTGCTCCCTCGCTCGCTAACCCAATTTACCGCTCCTGGAAGCGACGAAACGAGCAGGACGTCACCGCCTTTCTCAACCACCTTGTCGATACCGTCTCTATTATCCCTGACAAACTCTTCCTTAGCAG CGAATTCCCATCGGACCCACAGCAAACATGGTCACTACTCATGGACCTTGGAATAACTCACCTCCTGTCCATATCGCCCACGGAGATCGCTACAACGACGACCGCCGGCGCTGTaacgcaccaccaccatgtgAATGTCGACAGCCGCGCGCCGGACGCGCTGCTCTCTACGCTGCCGGATATCTGTGCTTATGTTGACGGCGCGATTAAACGTGGTGGGAGGGTGCTTGTGCATTCAATGGTAGAGTCGAGGGCATGTGCGGCTGTGTGCGCGTATT TGATGTCGATTCGCCAGTATACGGCGACAGAGGCGTTCGGCGTTATAAACGAAG CGCTCCCACTGTTCAACCCCACGCGTAACTTTATCCGCACGCTAGAAGTGTTTGAAGAGTGCGGCTATGCACCAGGTCCGAATTTAAGTTCGAGTGCCAGATCCAGTGCGAAGTCTGAAAACTTCTCTTGTGAACTTGAATCATCGAAAGAGAGCGGGATGATCTACGATGATACGAGGCGAGACTTTGGTTTGGGTTTCTCTGAAAACTTTGGGAACGTTGGTGCGAATGTGAACATGAATAAGAGGAGCAGTAAAATTGCGCCTTCGCAGCACGCTCCAATTAGTGTCCGATAG
- a CDS encoding Nudix hydrolase 22, chloroplastic has protein sequence MSFKPNGPRSTSQLDFHRPKIRWNEAIPTLSKESRRCLQNLARYHPPKPSIIVPRSRSAAVLVALFVGRQGDLYVLLSRRSSTLRTYAGDTSLPGGKVDPEDRSIEDTARREAFEEIGLPRDRNKVPLLCILEPFLAAELIVTPVVVLILDNTLRPILNRDEVASLFSHPLASFLSSNPPFPHEPDTLEVPYHKSFDFKGSNRAEPVFRVHQFLTGREAGGIKPVFGLTAAMLIRVATVGYARQPDFEVSPPHAPSNEERIAWALLNRKVFRDACERDGVDLRAARRVVEAWDKREARRRRKEGEREGSSTSHPKSKL, from the exons ATGAGCTTCAAACCAAATGGTCCTCGAAGCACCAGCCAGCTTGATTTTCACAGACCAAAGATTCGATGGAACGAGGCGATACCAACGCTGAGCAAGGAGTCGAGAAG gtGTCTTCAGAACCTGGCACGATACCACCCGCCGAAACCGAGTATCATCGTGCCACGCTCGCGCAGTGCCGCGGTGCTCGTCGCGCTCTTCGTCGGTCGACAAGGCGACCTTTACGTGCTGCTTAGCCG ACGCTCGTCGACGCTGCGGACGTACGCTGGGGACACATCGCTGCCTGGCGGGAAGGTTGACCCGGAGGATAGATCTATAGAGGACACTGCG AGGCGGGAGGCGTTTGAAGAG ATTGGGCTGCCGCGCGATAGAAACAAGGTCCCGCTTCTGTGCATATTAGAGCCATTCCTTGCCGCTGAACTTATTGTAACCCC TGTCGTCGTACTAATTCTAGATAATACACTCCGG CCCATTTTAAATAGAGATGAAGTCGCCAGCCTATTCTCACACCCGCTTGCCTCGTTCCTGAGCTCCAACCCACCCTTTCCACACGAACCCGACACACTCGAAGTCCCTTATCACAAGTCCTTCGACTTCAAGGGCAGCAACCGAGCCGAGCCTGTATTCCGCGTCCACCAGTTCCTGACTGGCCGCGAGGCCGGTGGAATTAAGCCCGTTTTCGGGCTGACTGC GGCAATGCTTATTCGGGTCGCGACTGTGGGGTACGCGCGGCAGCCGGATTTTGAAGTGAGCCCCCCACACGCGCCGTCGAACGAAGAAAGGATTGCGTGGGCGCTGCTGAATCGCAAGGTGTTTCGGGACGCGTGTGAGCGGGACGGGGTTGATCTGCGCGCTGCGAGACGTGTGGTGGAGGCGTGGGATAAGAGGGAGGCGCGTCGGCGGCGAAAGGAAGGGGAACGCGAAGGCAGTTCTACATCCCACCCCAAGAGCAAGTTATAG